The Nicotiana tabacum cultivar K326 chromosome 5, ASM71507v2, whole genome shotgun sequence sequence ttttatcatGAGCAATGACAGATGATATGGTCACCAACCAGCTAAGATATTAAAAATGTATTCATTAAAAGATTGAGCTTTACTAATTTCATTCGAAATATAATGGAGTACTTTTTTCTAGCTAAGTGTCCGCAAACTCGGCCAAAATAACACTGTCATGCAATGGCTAAACTTTCTATGGGGAAATAACTAATTCTTGGGTAAGGATACAAAAAGAAATTGATAGGTTATTATGAAAACCTGAACTTGATTGAGAACAGTGAGTTCTCATAGTTCTTGtaataatcaacaatgaaattcaCCATCTTGTGACCATACTCTCTCGGTTGCTCTGCATCCATGGGCTTCAGTTCACCCTACCAAACAAGAAAAACCAAATAATATACGCCTAAGGTTATGCCAACTAGCTAATGACTATTTCAAAGTCATTTATTGCTTTGGAAGAACATATTTGGGAACACTTTTAAAGCAATTAGTGTCCGCCGTCACTAGCAATACTAGAGCATATTCTCCGTACACTTGCATGAGTCAGAAGTTGTAATAGAAGAAATACAAGCTATATTTACTCCTTACCTGTGGTTGAAGAGCAAACAGACCAGCAAATTCTTCGGGAATCGAACCTTCCTCTGATATTATGTAAACCTTCAGCCCATTCAATGTGCCGTAGCTAGTTGTACATACTCATCGCCATATCATCAACAAGAATGTGGAAGCTTGATTTATTAACACTTATACTGTTAAGCCATGAATTGAAGCAAAACATAACAGACAAAGGCAATCAAGCCAAAAATTATGGAATTAAAAGATGATTAAGATAATAAAGCAAAAGTTCCACTCAAACATATCAATATGATTTTACAAGAGAGAAAAAATAGTCATTCATGTTCCAATCGATCTGGATGCTTTCTGGGCCTCTCCATGAGCTGCAACAACAattccaaaaaaaacaaaataataataataataaaatggtgGAATGAAGTATATCTACATAAAACAATTAAAGTTTATTCATCATATGAAGTTTTTCTTAGAGAAATCACATATTTTCTACCATTGGTTATATAATGAACTTTACATCTACATGTTCCCATTGTAAATCTTTCACCTGTTTGTCAATGGAAGATATGCATTTCTAAGAACTTAATGAACCAGTAGAGTGGATTGTACATTATAGTTGTCATCTGCTTTAAAGTATAACAATAAAAGCCAAGACTTTGAATCAAAGTAAGTTTCTCAAAAACACTGCTAAGTGCTCTTATGTGTCTAAATATCCCAAGATCCTTGTTTGATCCGGTGCTTCCTGAGGGAGGACGAAAGATTACTTCTTACTTATTTGTAGCAAGGGACAATAATACTTTTTTTCTCTTAATATTTAGGCTAATGCTTTAATCAATTCAAGGAACAATATAGTATCCAGAATAAGCTAACTACCTTTATGAGAGGATGCTCTATTGGTCGTAGCTCTGGATGATGGGTACTTGCTCTTCTTACTAGCTAGTTCCACCATTATGAACTAACATCAGGAAGGGTCCTCTAAATGCCTGCTAGCCTAAATATTGCCTTCATCAGCATCGAGAAATAGGAAGAAAGAATACTAATCATCAAATTCTGTAGAGAATAAAACCTTACCATGAAAAACACCAGCAAAACCATCTGCTTTTTCAATCAGCTCATCAACAGGCAAAGTTGCAATAGACTCATCCTTATCCTGGCCTAGCAAAGAAGCAGCAGGATACATATTATTTCCCATTCCTAAACAACATCCTGTATCCTTTCCAATCGCTAGTTGATCACCTGAtgtggggagggggggggggttactCGAGCATATTAGACCAAAATAACATTATAAAAGATAGTTATTGAAATACATTGAAAAGTTCATCCCGTTCAACATACTTAATGTCCCAAAAGATTCCAACATATCTCTATATTACAAATGTTAAGATGAGAACATGGCTGCCACAACCCACTCCAAATAAAGTATAGAAGTCCAATCTTGACCCCAAGCAGATTTCTGACATCTTTCTCGCATCCTCTTTCAGGTTTAACATGACATTAGCGCTCTTGTACTTAAAGACTAATTTGGTGTGCATGGTAAAAGAAGCTAAAAAGACAGCCTGAATATAGCAGCAGGTAAGGAAGAGCTGAAAAATAAACCTATATGGTTGCCAACTTTCTTATTCGTTGTTTAATTGCTTTGTACTCCAAAACCATCTACTATTAGTTATTAGTGTACTGCAATCATAACATTGTTAATCTAACTAAAGAAACAACTGAATTATACTAGAAAGATATACGCGTGTACCTTGTGCTGTATGTCAGATTTATTGTGCGCAAGGTTCAAAATCTAGAAACCAAGACATTAGCATTGGCAATGCAAACTATCAAGATATGAAATCAGAAGCAGTTTACCCTTTACCTGTTCAGGGGCACCTTTACTGACTCGATGCATTTTGCCTTCACTGTCAAGATTTGTTAGAGCTGTGCGCTTATCAGTTGGATTGAACAGAAGAAAATGAACCTCTTGAATTCCAGCTCTCGCCTTTTAAGTACATAAATTATGAGGATGCTACTTATAACAAACAGCTAAAAAATTCTATGTAGTGAGCACTAACAAAGAAGCCGTCAGTTGATTACCTCTTTCGGATCAGCCAACATCCCCGCAATGGCAGCATCAATTGCATCTTCGTTTTCCACCCGTGAAGCTCTAGCAGCCATTAGAACCACGGTATCAACATCCACTCCTTTACACTTGAAAAATGCTTCATTGAAACTTCAGAGGTATATATTTTAGTAACATGATGCCAAGGGGAAGAAAGTTATCGAACTCCTACATGCCAAGTGGATTAGCCTATTTTATCAAAAAGGTTTTTCATGCTATACAAGATCAACCTCCTACATGACGTACTTACCATTCTCTTTTTGGATTACAAAGAGCAATACATAAACCGTGACTGTTAATTTCTTATTAGCCAACATTGATTAGGTGATTCCATCAAACATACTACAAAAACTCATTATGCTTATTCTAGTTTCGTTGTTCTAATTTCATTTGATTCATTGACTTCTCAAGAAAATTCTGGGAACTAGTTTTCACAAATTTTTGACCCAAAGTTTTCTTAATTTTGCATACAATCCACCATCAATAAAATGAAAGCAAATAATGACAAAATATCCAAAATCCTCAAATTATTATACCAACAAATCAGAAAAATGAACTAGTGTAAGAAATAAGACAGAGTTAAAGAATACCCATCACATAAAGagcacaaaataaaaaataaaaaaaatgaaagaggAAACTGAAACAAAAGTGAAAACATAAATACCGGAAATTACCAACTATTATATCATCAAATCAATGTGTACATCAAGACAGAAATGCATAAATTGTAGAGTATTTGAAGTAACCCACAACTTTTACGGAAAAATAAAAAGTAGTAGAAACCCCAGTAACACCTAGGCCAATACACCATCAAATAATCCACTGCACATGTGACGAACAAAAATGCAAAATTTCTATTACACAAAAGATGAAAATTTTGAAGAGTTCCTCACCTTTGACTAGTTAGGTTTTGGACGGCGAGGAGCGAAGATCGCATCCGTATAGATTTCATACACCTTGTTGGTAGAAGTGAATTGCACATTGGGTACTAAAACTGCAGAAGATTGTATATGACGATGCGGCTAAAGCAACTAGAGAGAGTGCCTTACCCTGATTTTTGGCTTTCTTTTGATATGTAGGGAAAGGGTTTTCGTTCTTCTCTAATCTCTCTAAATTAAAACTTTTATTTTGGCAAAAAACTTGAGGGAAAAATTTGGAGGGAAAACATATTCTAAATCACATTTACCCTCCTAAAAATTAGTAAAGAAAAACTaggtaattaaaaattatcttaatATTAGTTATAttgttttttccaatttaatacatctaattatatattatttgaTTAAAACTATAACTTATCAACATAATAAGatataattatgcaataattaaaattataattgaaaataCAACACAACACCCAGTAAAATTTCACTAGTGGGGTGTATAAACAATATTTATATGATAGTTTAAATTATAATACACAGTCAGACTTCTCCATAATCATTAT is a genomic window containing:
- the LOC107766342 gene encoding plasma membrane ATPase 2 isoform X4 → MCNSLLPTRCMKSIRMRSSLLAVQNLTSQSFNEAFFKCKGVDVDTVVLMAARASRVENEDAIDAAIAGMLADPKEARAGIQEVHFLLFNPTDKRTALTNLDSEGKMHRVSKGAPEQDKDESIATLPVDELIEKADGFAGVFHGI
- the LOC107766342 gene encoding plasma membrane ATPase 2 isoform X2; the encoded protein is MCNSLLPTRCMKSIRMRSSLLAVQNLTSQSFNEAFFKCKGVDVDTVVLMAARASRVENEDAIDAAIAGMLADPKEARAGIQEVHFLLFNPTDKRTALTNLDSEGKMHRVSKGAPEQILNLAHNKSDIQHKDKDESIATLPVDELIEKADGFAGVFHG
- the LOC107766342 gene encoding plasma membrane ATPase 2 isoform X1 encodes the protein MCNSLLPTRCMKSIRMRSSLLAVQNLTSQSFNEAFFKCKGVDVDTVVLMAARASRVENEDAIDAAIAGMLADPKEARAGIQEVHFLLFNPTDKRTALTNLDSEGKMHRVSKGAPEQILNLAHNKSDIQHKDKDESIATLPVDELIEKADGFAGVFHGI
- the LOC107766342 gene encoding plasma membrane ATPase 2 isoform X9, translating into MCNSLLPTRCMKSIRMRSSLLAVQNLTSQSFNEAFFKCKGVDVDTVVLMAARASRVENEDAIDAAIAGMLADPKEARAGIQEVHFLLFNPTDKRTALTNLDSEGKMHRVSKGAPEQARIRMSLLQLCLLMS
- the LOC107766342 gene encoding plasma membrane ATPase 2 isoform X10 codes for the protein MAARASRVENEDAIDAAIAGMLADPKEARAGIQEVHFLLFNPTDKRTALTNLDSEGKMHRVSKGAPEQILNLAHNKSDIQHKDKDESIATLPVDELIEKADGFAGVFHGI
- the LOC107766342 gene encoding plasma membrane ATPase 2 isoform X5 yields the protein MCNSLLPTRCMKSIRMRSSLLAVQNLTSQSFNEAFFKCKGVDVDTVVLMAARASRVENEDAIDAAIAGMLADPKEARAGIQEVHFLLFNPTDKRTALTNLDSEGKMHRVSKGAPEQDKDESIATLPVDELIEKADGFAGVFHG
- the LOC107766342 gene encoding plasma membrane ATPase 2 isoform X6; the protein is MCNSLLPTRCMKSIRMRSSLLAVQNLTSQRASRVENEDAIDAAIAGMLADPKEARAGIQEVHFLLFNPTDKRTALTNLDSEGKMHRVSKGAPEQILNLAHNKSDIQHKDKDESIATLPVDELIEKADGFAGVFHGI
- the LOC107766342 gene encoding plasma membrane ATPase 2 isoform X3, which translates into the protein MCNSLLPTRCMKSIRMRSSLLAVQNLTSQSFNEAFFKCKGVDVDTVVLMAARASRVENEDAIDAAIAGMLADPKEARAGIQEVHFLLFNPTDKRTALTNLDSEGKMHRVSKGAPEQILNLAHNKSDIQHKARIRMSLLQLCLLMS
- the LOC107766342 gene encoding plasma membrane ATPase 2 isoform X7, which translates into the protein MCNSLLPTRCMKSIRMRSSLLAVQNLTSQSFNEAFFKCKGVDVDTVVLMAARASRVENEDAIDAAIAGMLADPKEARAGIQEVHFLLFNPTDKRTALTNLDSEGKMHRVSKGAPEQVKGKLLLISYLDSLHCQC
- the LOC107766342 gene encoding plasma membrane ATPase 2 isoform X8, giving the protein MCNSLLPTRCMKSIRMRSSLLAVQNLTSQSFNEAFFKCKGVDVDTVVLMAARASRVENEDAIDAAIAGMLADPKEARAGIQEVHFLLFNPTDKRTALTNLDSEGKMHRVSKGAPEQILNLAHNKSDIQHKVIN